AGGAGACACCAAAAGTGCACAATCGTAACGGTTAACGCTCTTGCTACATCGGCCCACGTCCAATATCTTTGAAAATACGCTCTTTTTTCATTACGCACCAAGCCGGTTGGACTAGAGCCACCGTCTTTAGTGGGATTACACATCTCGGACCCGTGAGGAATATAATAATATTGCACTTAGCTTGATTTAGTTAAAACTTATAAGTTGTATGAACATAAGAGTGAGCAGATATGGGTATATATACAAGGGCTAATGTTGTTGCGTCATGATCCACCTTGATAAATGCAATTCACCAACTCTTCTTTAATGCTATCTATCTACTTTATTTTCATCATTGCAACAGCACTTGTTTACTAGTACATATCTACTCACCAGCTAACGCTTAAATTGGATTGTCTCCAAATCAGGATCTAAACTAAGCAATCCCATTGGCCATTGCAAACTGCCAATGCTATTTCGTTTACCAAGTTTCTTAACACGTATATATGTCATTTAAATACGTTTGCATGCTATTCCAACTTATAATCTGGTATTCTGTCTATTGTGGTTGTATCTAACAAtgtgtttttttgtcaactgaagATTATATTAGAACAAGTGAAAAGCAACCATACACAGCAATGAACATATTCTTTCCGGAGCTAGAAACCGACAAAGATTGAAATAACTTCAGAGTCAATAGATCACATGAAAATTCTAAGCGATAGCTAGctaaaaagatgaaaaggactaaCAGAACATAAGCAAATAGCTGTAACTTGAGAGAGGAAAGTGGCCCCAATGCATGCAACCCAAAGAGTATAACACAAAGAAATTCTCAACATTGGATAGAAACAGGTCAAAGGAACTTAAAAGAACAAGGTATCTAACAATGTATCTATAATATTGCActtgtatatttataaatattcggAAAAAATAGTAGAGAAGAAAAATTACTTGTACCATAGTTTTAAATTTGATCCAAGATTATACCACTTAGCAATGATATATATCGTAGTGGATTCATAACTTATAAGTCTTTAACATTTTTGATGAATCTCAATTTTTTCAAGATAAAAACTATATTCGTTCAAATATGCAAATTATTTTTCTACAGAAATTAGTTCTATCATGAATGTACATAGTTTCTCATAAAAACATATTCGTTACAAAATTGATTATGAATTGAAAAAATCAtaagttcaaaaaaagaaaaacgtaGAAGGATCCATATATAGTGAAACCTACATTGACAAATGACAAGACACAACAAAGATTTATAAAACacttaaaacagagaaaagaggagaaataagagtgttaaaaaaaacagaagttaATAGATTTTGGTCTTTGAATTGAAAAGGTTACTTGACAGAGATTTGCATTGGTTTAGTTTATTACAAGTCAAATACAAGTTGGTGAGAGTGTCAAAGACAAATGACCAATCATGATGTACTAAAAAGCCCGAAGTTACCAAAGCataaacatgatctcaatcgtttcttattatatcaAAGAGGAGTTCAGAGGATAAGTTGTGTGTAGTGAAGGATTATTTTGAGAGGGTGGTGAAGCAAGACGTCTTGGAGCATTTCAAAGCAGGTCCAACGTTGGATTCAGGACAAAAACAGCTCTTAGTATCATTTGGGCCTCATTTGCATTTCAAAAGCAGGCCCAACGTAGGATTCAGGACATTAAGCACCTCTTAGTATCATTTGGGCCTCATTTAACTGTTGATGGGCTTGCTAGCATtaagcctctctctctctctcttgtgtgTATTTGGTTCGGTGGCGAAAGTATACGAGAAACGTATCATCTCTCATTTCTCATCTCTCGTCGTATCTTTCCTTTCTTCATTCTTCtgattctcattctcatccccttcttctctctctatcaCAGGAGTTAACAGATTCTTCATCTGCAAAGAAAACGAAAGAAGGTAGAGTTTCCCAAATCCAAAGAAGTGATTCTCGATTTCAATTTTTCCTTCTGTATTTGCTGAATTTGGGGATCGGATCCCTCCGATTTGGATTAATGGTCACAATCTCGTAGCTTTTAGGTTGTTATCTCATAGATCTCGCTTTTCGATGATATGTGAAATGAGTCAAATTCGTTCGATTTTTTTATTCAAGCTCTCGATTAGGGTTGATGGGTATTCGATTAACTAacaaagtttcgatttttttttgaatttcagATTTATCGAATTTGTGTTGCCACCATTGGAGAACAGCGAGGAAGATGATATCTAGGTCGTACACGAATCTATTAGACTTGGCTTCAGGGAACTTCCCTGTAATGGGGAGAGAGCCGCGCAGGCGGCTCCCCAGGGTCATGACAGTCCCCGGAAACGTCTCCGAGTTCGACGACGATCAAGCCTATAGCGTCTCCTCGGACAACCCCTCCTCGGTCTCCTCCGATCGTATGATCATCGTCGCCAATCGTCTCCCCTTGAAGGCCGAGAGGCGAAACGGGAGCTGGAGCTTCACCTGGGATCAAGACGCGTTGTACTTGCAGCTTAAAGACGGTTTGCCTGAGGATATGGAGGTGCTATACGTCGGCTCTTTGAGCGTTGACGTGGAGTCGTATGAGCAGGATGACGTGGCGCAGATACTGTTGGATAAGTTTAAATGCGTTCCCACTTTCCTCCCGCCTGATTTGCAGTCAAAGTTCTACGACGGGTTTTGCAAGAGGCAGCTGTGGCCGCTCTTTCACTACATGCTTCCCTTTACGGCTGATCACGGCACGAGGTTTGATAGGTCGCTTTGGGAGGCTTACGTGGCGACGAACAAGCTCTTCTTCCAGAAGGTTATCGAGGTTATAAACCCTGATGATGATTACGTGTGGATTCATGACTACCATTTGATGGTCTTGCCTACTTTCCTGAGAAGACGGTTTAACCGGATCAGGATGGGTTTCTTCCTCCACAGTCCGTTCCCTTCGTCAGAGATATACAGGTCTCTCCCTGTTCGTGAAGAGATCCTCAAGGCGCTGCTAAACAGTGACCTTATTGGCTTCCACACGTTTGACTACGCTCGTCACTTCCTCACTTGCTGCAGTCGGATGCTGGGTCTTGAGTATCAGTCCAAGAGGGGATACATTGGTCTGGAGTATTACGGTAGGACTGTGGGGATAAAGATCATGCCTGTGGGGATCAACATGGGTCGGATTCAGTCGGTTATGAGATATTCAGAGGAGGAAGGTAAGGTGATGGAGCTTAGAAAGCGTTACGAAGGCAAGACAGTGTTGCTTGGTATTGATGACATGGATATCTTCAAAGGCATAAACTTGAAGCTTTTAGCGATGGAGCAAATGCTTAATCAGCACTCTAATTGGAGGGGAAGGGCTGTTTTGGTTCAGATTGTGAATCCTGCTAGGGGTAAAGGTATTGATATAGACGAGATACGCGGCGAGATTGAAGGAAGCTGCAAGAGGATCAACGAAGAGTTTGGGAAGCCTGGTTATCAGCCTATCGTGTATATTGATACTCCGGTGTCAGTAAATGAGATCATTGCTTATTACCATATCGCTGAGTGTGTAGTCGTTACAGCCGTTAGAGATGGTATGAACCTTACTCCCTATGAATATATAGTGTGCAGACAGGGTCTGCTCGGGTCTGAATCAGATTTTAATGGTCCAAAGAAGAGCATGTTGGTCGCGTCGGAGTTTATTGGGTGTTCTCCTTCGCTTAGTGGAGCTATAAGGGTAAACCCATGGAACGTGGAGGCGACCGGAGAAGCTCTGAACGAGGCCCTCTCGATGCGTGATCCTGAGAAACAACTCCGACATGAGAAACACTTCCGGTACGTTAGTACTCACGACGTTGCCTTTTGGTCGAGGAGTTTCCTGCAAGACCTGGAGAGGATATGCGTGGACCATTTCAAGAAGAGGTGTTGGGGGATGGGAATTAGTTTCGGTTTCAGAGTCGTGGCACTGGATCCTAACTTTAGAAAGCTTTCGATACCATGCATTGTGTCGGACTACAAAAGGGCGAAAAGCAGAGCGATACTGTTGGATTACGATGGCACTTTGATGCCTCAAAACTCCATCAATAAAGCTCCCAGCCAGGAAGTTCTTAAATTCTTGAACGAACTTTGCGAGGACAAGAAGAATTCTATTTTCATCGTCAGCGGAAGAGGAAGGGAAAGCTTAGGCAATTGGTTCTCTCCTTGCGAAAACATTGGGATTGCAGCTGAGCACGGATACTTCTTAAAGTACAAtccttctcttgtttttttattttttattttgaagtaGTTTAAACTCTTCTCCTTCAGTGCTAATAATAACATGCCTTTTTATACATAGGTGGCCAGGGAACAAAGAATGGGAAACATGTGGTCAGAGCTGTGATTTTGGTTGGATGCAGATCGTGGAGCCTGTAATGAAACAGTACACGGAAGCTACGGATGGATCTTCTATTGAAATTAAAGACAGTGCTCTGGTTTGGCAATATAGGGATGCGGATTCCGGCTTTGGTTCTTTGCAAGCGAAGGAAATGTTGGAGCATTTAGAGAGTGTTCTAGCTAATGAGCCTGTTGCAGTCAAAAGCGGCCACTACATCGTAGAAGTCAAGCCTCAGGTAAGTGAGATTTTCTTCTGCTTTTATTCAAGCGTTAATGTTATGGTATAGTTTCTCAATTGGTGTTTTATATAGGGAGTGAGCAAAGGATCAGTGGCAGAGAAGATATTTTCATCAATGGATGAGAAAGGAAAACCTGTCGATTTCGTGCTATGTATTGGAGATGACAGATCAGACGAGGACATGTTTGAAGCGATTGGTAATGCCATGTCGAAAAGATTGCTCTGTGACAATGCTCTCGTCTTTGCATGCACGGTTGGGCAAAAGCCAAGCAAGGCTAAATATTATTTGGACGATACTATGGAAGTGACAAGCATGCTTGAATCTCTAGCTGAAGCATCAGAGGCTTCGAACTTCTCTATGCGTGAACTTGATGAAGCCCTTTGATTTTGAAACCAGGTTTTGTTCTTTTATGATCTCAATTCCAGTTCTGTTTctgcaagaaaaataaaatggtgATGTGAAGctttgtttgttatcatcttTGCAGGATGTTGAAGTAACAAGCCAAAACCATTTCCTGatctttgcttcttttttttttaaatatatttttatattgccactatttttattgtaattGAATGATCTTGAGAAACTATGAATTTGGATTCAGCTGTTTATTGGAACTGTGATAAAAATGTTATGCAGAGACTGGTTAACTTGCGTGGACACCATTGTTgagaattttttaattatacatttttcttTGCCTCTCTTGTGTAGTTTCTGTTGTTCTGTAAAAACTttccttctatatatatatataactgagTTTGTCTATTATACTCCAACGAGACATACTTGTTACAGAGAATGGGAAGTAGTATCTTTAGGATATACACGAGAAGATATTCATTCAAATGTCTCGTTTACTCAAACAGGAGCTGGTGTTGGTGTTGATGTTGTTGACGTTGAGGAAGAAGCCACACGGTTCTCAGGAGGAATTTCTGTAAATTCTGAGAGTATTGCTCGGAATTCATCACCAGACATTGTCTCTTTCTCGAGAAGTACTTCAACAATCTTGTCCATGGCTTCACGGTTGTTCCTTATGTGTCCCAAAGCTATCTCGTACGCCCTGTCTGATAGCGTCTTCACCGCTGAATCAATGTCATTTGCAAGCTTCTCAGACATTGAGTTTCTTGCCATCATTCTCATGATCACATCGCTTTGAGCTGATGAGTCCATTAGCGACCATGGTCCAATTTCAGACATCCCAAATGTTGTCACCATCTGCTTAGCCAAACCAGTGATCTGTTGCAAGTCACCAACCGCGCCGGTTGTCACCTCAGGCTCACCAAAGATGACTTCTTCAGCAGCTCTACCACCGAGTCCACCAACAATTCTTGCAAACAGCTGCTGTTTAGAGATTAGAGTTGGATCATCTGAGGGAATAAACCAAGTCAGACCTCTCGCTTGTCCTCTTGGTATCAACGTGACCTTTTGAACAGCATCATGCCCTGGAGTCAATGTTCTGCAATAGCAAAAAGAATGAGCTCTAgattaaacacacacacacaagctTCTAATCTGATTCTGACTTACCCACAGACAGCATGTCCAACTTCATGGTAAGCAACCAAGCTTTTGCTCTTCCCATCTGTCATCACAGTCCCTTCCATCCCAGCTACAATCCTATCAATCGAGTCATCAATCTCTTTCGATGATATCGCTGTCTTTCCACGTCGTCCAGCCAATATGGCCGCCTCGTTCAAGAGGTTTGCAAGATCAGCTCCGCTGAATCCAGGCGTTCTCATGGCTATTACTTCAAGTGAAACACCATTCTCAAACTTCTTGTTCCCGGAGTGAACCTTGAGTATATCTGTTCTTCCCTTGACGTCCGGAACGTCAACAGACACCTGCATTGAACAACAACACACATTAAGTTAGTTCAGGGCCGGTCCTGGCCAAAGCCGAATGAAACATTGGCCAACATTTTTTGACGAAAATTACATAAAACCCCAAATTTGTAAAGAAGATTAATCTTTACCAAATTGCCCCCAGCCCCCAAAATCTCAGGCCGGCCAACCAACAGTATAAGATCAGTGGAGAGTCCCGAAGCATTACTTTCTCCGTTTCATTTTACTTATTGTTATAGGTTTATGCACAcgaattaagaaaacatatgattttgtttatttccaaaacaaaaacacaattgCCTATTATACACTTAACCAtttttcaaccaatagaaaaataaaatgaagaatcttattaataaattttgctttgaaactttaaaacgacacttattttgaaacgaaaattttTCCCTGCAAAatcgaaacggagggagtattatatatatacctgGCGGTCAAAACGCCCTGGTCTCAGCAAGGCAGAGTCAAGAATATCAGCTCTATTGGTAGCAGCAACCACAATAACACCAGTGTTACCCTCAAACCCATCCATCTCAGTCAAGAGCTGATTCAAGGTCTGCTCTCTTTCATCATTACCTCCACCAATCCCAGTCCCTCTCTGCCTACCAACAGCATCAATCTCGTCCACAAAGACAATACACGGCGCATTCTCTTTAGCCTTTTTGAAAAGATCACGCACCCTCGAGGCCCCAACACCGACAAACATCTCAACGAACTCAGACCCCGAGATAGAGAAGAAAGGCACACCGGCTTCACCAGCGATGGCTTTGGCCAAGAGGGTTTTACCAGTACCGGGAGGACCAACGAGGAGGACGCCTTTAGGGATCCGGGCACCGACCGCAGTGAACCTCTCAGGCTTCTTGAGAAACTCCACCACTTCCATGAAGTCTTGCTTTGCTTCATCAACACCAGCCACGTCGTCGAATGTTACACCAGTGTTTGGCTCCATCTGGAACTTGGCTTTGGACTGACCGATCTGAAGCGGGAAGCCAGGCCCACCACCAGGCCCACCACCACCGGAAGACCGTCTCGAGAGAAGAAACAAACCGCCAATGAGAATCACAGGGAAAGCTAGGTTCCCAATCAAGTTGAGCAATGGAGAGCCTTGGTCTTCCTGAGCATTATGTGCCGCGAAATCAATATTCTTCGCCCTCAGCTTCTGGAGAAGCTCCTGGCTCAGCCCCGGTAGCTGCACGCGTACGCGCTGGATCCTGTTACCCAGCTCAGGAGAAACAGCTTCCACAATGGCTATCGTCCCGTTCTCGTACAAATCTACTTTGTTAACTCTTCCTTTGTCTAAATACTCGAGGAACCTGGAGTATGACATCCTAGACGAAGAGACCTCTTGCTCATCTGCTGCATTTGCTTTACCAGTTTTGAGCAAGCTCACTCCAGCTGCTGCTGCGTTTCCGAGTAAAAGCTTAAAGAAGCCTCTACGTGCTTCGTGTTTGTTCACATCTAAAGAAGCCTTCACAATAGATGTCCTGTTAGGTGAAGCAGACGTTGAGGAGAGTCTAAACTGTTTAGACCTTTGTTTGGTTGCGTGGAGAGATAGTCCGTTCCCGATAAGACAAGCCGATGAAGCAGCCATCTGCACTGTACATaaattcaacaacaacaacaacagtgaACAGTTTAGAAGATTACAAAAGGCCTGAAAAAAACGAGATCCAAACCAAGAACAAGTAAAAGAAAACGAAGAGTAGATTGACTTGGACATACAACTTACGGTAACAGTATAATCAACATGAGTGACCGTCTGACCGATATCATTAGCTAAGCATAAGAACAGAGATTGAAACATTTCTATGGTCTGGAACTATCAAAATAACCACTGAGTGTACCAAAATGTCCATGGAACACACAGAATCTCAGAATCCCTCCAAATTCGATTGAAATTcctcaaattaaataaaaaaaactcgaATCGACGAGATTTGAGTAGCTGAACATAACCCAAAGAGTAAAATATTACACAGAGTCAGACCAAACTGCTTCAGATCACTAAGATGAGTGAAGAGAATCATACCTGTAGATTCTCTAAGACAGACGACAAAGAAGAAGCTAGGTGCGAAAGAATATTTCTTGTTCGGAGAAGGAgaatagattttgaagaaaaattatAGATGTGGTTTCCGAACATCTTACGTGTCTTCCTCTCAGTGGCTAGTTtcactttgatttttttcaaccttataaaataaaaacaattcctatatgtattttgttcccATCATTACAAAATTGTACTGAATTAAAGACTGTGACATCTAACTGTTTACAATATTTTAAGTAAATACATATGATCTTAGGGAAAAAGGATTTTTAAttcatcaattattttaaattagcaCTTTTAATACCCAACTACAACTTATGCAGATTTATTCCCAAAGTCATTATTAATTATGCAAAATAGACTTTAATAAATCAGACGTTAACTCATCGTTAGAGGCgttaatctattctattaaaatagcagTGTGACCTATTGATAAAAGTATGGTCCaactattatttcttttatctttatcattatttagaatattatttattatgctttatgccattagacctatatttaaaTTACCAATTGAAAAGACCTAAAaagatgtaaaacaaaaaatatacccgccctttttAAGGGCGGATCAGAATctagttataattaaaaaaggagAAGGGAGCGACTTTTGCTTTCAAAACTCAAGAACCCTAAAATTGATTTTCTCAGAGAAATTTCCAATcagattatatatgtatattagttAGGCATCTTTGGTTTGATTTACCTCGTGCTTTTGAAAATGGTATCTACTATTCAATTGTTCATAATgattattgaaatatttaagCTCATCTACCCATGAGCACATTATCTCCTCGTCAAACTCATGTTGATTGTCTCCTGCATATTCGTTGATTGTTTCTTGCAGCGAAAGCAACGGCATGGGAATGGGGAACATCCTCCTCGGTGATGATGACAAGTTGGTATTCTTCATGTCCGGTGTTTGGCTATACTAGAGCATGTGTATTATTGGATAGCAAAGGATGATCATCaatgtaagaagaagaagggtgtTTGGATCTCTCGAAGAGGGAAACTGTGAAAACCTTGAGCCAAGTTGCGCCTGATTTGGAGAATGAAGTAATGATAATaccattaaaattattatttttagagttAATTGACTTAATTGGTTTTTGAgttaaagaaaaattcaaaacgaAAACGATCCAAAGAAAAATTAATCCACTGAAGAAACAATAATGTGGTTTCGAGAGTTATGTAGAAACCAGAAACAATGCAAAGCCAAACATAAATACTGTAaaccaaaaatctaaaaacagagtaaatcgttttctttataaaacTGAGTTAACAAAATAATCTCAAGTGGAATGTGAAGAACACAAGCTAGGAAGAGAAGCCAAATTCTCCTTGTGATGCTTGAGAAGGTTGAGAAGTTTGAGAAACTCCAAATGGCGAAGACTCTCCCTACAACAAACAATCAAAGTTTTACACTGAGAAAAAATTGACAACACAATAAGAAAAGAAGTTAAACGAGACAAACAACCTGTGCTTTCCTTGGACGACCTCTTGGACTCTTAGGTGGAGGAGCTGCAGTGGGATTAGGACACCTAGTCTTGTTGTGACCTTCTTTGCGACAGTTTGAGCATGTTCCCACACGACCATGTCGTGTAAGCTTATGTGGATTAGTGGCTGACTCATGAGGACCTTTCCTCCTAGCATGTGTATTAGGCCTTCCTCAATTGAATCTTGAAGGAGGAGGTAGCATGGGTAACCGACCTAAGCGTGGCCACAGTTTCATACCTTGAACCGGCTTCATACCAGTAGAATATAGTTGGCGCCATGTAGAGGTGAGGTAGTAATCTGATACATAATTATTGAGATTCAGCTTTGTTGTTGTGATGACACACATAGCATGCATACAAGGTAGTCCATTCAACTGCCAATAGCCACAACCGCATGTTTTCTCCTCCATATTTACGGTGTAAGCATCACTGTGATACTCTATTTCATGTGAATGTCCTGTGGTCATATACATGATGCAATCCTTAGCTTTCTGCCTGTTAAGTTCAATCTCCTTGTCTGCTCTTGGTGTGACCCTCTTATTCCACCTATTAGTTAACAAAGTCCGCTTTGCATTCCTGACCATATTCTTTCTCCTAACCTCTGTCAGCATATCAAGAAGC
The window above is part of the Brassica napus cultivar Da-Ae chromosome C8, Da-Ae, whole genome shotgun sequence genome. Proteins encoded here:
- the LOC111213571 gene encoding ATP-dependent zinc metalloprotease FTSH 8, chloroplastic isoform X2; the encoded protein is MAASSACLIGNGLSLHATKQRSKQFRLSSTSASPNRTSIVKASLDVNKHEARRGFFKLLLGNAAAAGVSLLKTGKANAADEQEVSSSRMSYSRFLEYLDKGRVNKVDLYENGTIAIVEAVSPELGNRIQRVRVQLPGLSQELLQKLRAKNIDFAAHNAQEDQGSPLLNLIGNLAFPVILIGGLFLLSRRSSGGGGPGGGPGFPLQIGQSKAKFQMEPNTGVTFDDVAGVDEAKQDFMEVVEFLKKPERFTAVGARIPKGVLLVGPPGTGKTLLAKAIAGEAGVPFFSISGSEFVEMFVGVGASRVRDLFKKAKENAPCIVFVDEIDAVGRQRGTGIGGGNDEREQTLNQLLTEMDGFEGNTGVIVVAATNRADILDSALLRPGRFDRQVSVDVPDVKGRTDILKVHSGNKKFENGVSLEVIAMRTPGFSGADLANLLNEAAILAGRRGKTAISSKEIDDSIDRIVAGMEGTVMTDGKSKSLVAYHEVGHAVCGTLTPGHDAVQKVTLIPRGQARGLTWFIPSDDPTLISKQQLFARIVGGLGGRAAEEVIFGEPEVTTGAVGDLQQITGLAKQMVTTFGMSEIGPWSLMDSSAQSDVIMRMMARNSMSEKLANDIDSAVKTLSDRAYEIALGHIRNNREAMDKIVEVLLEKETMSGDEFRAILSEFTEIPPENRVASSSTSTTSTPTPAPV
- the LOC111213571 gene encoding ATP-dependent zinc metalloprotease FTSH 8, chloroplastic isoform X1 — protein: MFGNHIYNFSSKSILLLRTRNILSHLASSLSSVLENLQMAASSACLIGNGLSLHATKQRSKQFRLSSTSASPNRTSIVKASLDVNKHEARRGFFKLLLGNAAAAGVSLLKTGKANAADEQEVSSSRMSYSRFLEYLDKGRVNKVDLYENGTIAIVEAVSPELGNRIQRVRVQLPGLSQELLQKLRAKNIDFAAHNAQEDQGSPLLNLIGNLAFPVILIGGLFLLSRRSSGGGGPGGGPGFPLQIGQSKAKFQMEPNTGVTFDDVAGVDEAKQDFMEVVEFLKKPERFTAVGARIPKGVLLVGPPGTGKTLLAKAIAGEAGVPFFSISGSEFVEMFVGVGASRVRDLFKKAKENAPCIVFVDEIDAVGRQRGTGIGGGNDEREQTLNQLLTEMDGFEGNTGVIVVAATNRADILDSALLRPGRFDRQVSVDVPDVKGRTDILKVHSGNKKFENGVSLEVIAMRTPGFSGADLANLLNEAAILAGRRGKTAISSKEIDDSIDRIVAGMEGTVMTDGKSKSLVAYHEVGHAVCGTLTPGHDAVQKVTLIPRGQARGLTWFIPSDDPTLISKQQLFARIVGGLGGRAAEEVIFGEPEVTTGAVGDLQQITGLAKQMVTTFGMSEIGPWSLMDSSAQSDVIMRMMARNSMSEKLANDIDSAVKTLSDRAYEIALGHIRNNREAMDKIVEVLLEKETMSGDEFRAILSEFTEIPPENRVASSSTSTTSTPTPAPV
- the LOC111213570 gene encoding probable alpha,alpha-trehalose-phosphate synthase [UDP-forming] 7, producing the protein MISRSYTNLLDLASGNFPVMGREPRRRLPRVMTVPGNVSEFDDDQAYSVSSDNPSSVSSDRMIIVANRLPLKAERRNGSWSFTWDQDALYLQLKDGLPEDMEVLYVGSLSVDVESYEQDDVAQILLDKFKCVPTFLPPDLQSKFYDGFCKRQLWPLFHYMLPFTADHGTRFDRSLWEAYVATNKLFFQKVIEVINPDDDYVWIHDYHLMVLPTFLRRRFNRIRMGFFLHSPFPSSEIYRSLPVREEILKALLNSDLIGFHTFDYARHFLTCCSRMLGLEYQSKRGYIGLEYYGRTVGIKIMPVGINMGRIQSVMRYSEEEGKVMELRKRYEGKTVLLGIDDMDIFKGINLKLLAMEQMLNQHSNWRGRAVLVQIVNPARGKGIDIDEIRGEIEGSCKRINEEFGKPGYQPIVYIDTPVSVNEIIAYYHIAECVVVTAVRDGMNLTPYEYIVCRQGLLGSESDFNGPKKSMLVASEFIGCSPSLSGAIRVNPWNVEATGEALNEALSMRDPEKQLRHEKHFRYVSTHDVAFWSRSFLQDLERICVDHFKKRCWGMGISFGFRVVALDPNFRKLSIPCIVSDYKRAKSRAILLDYDGTLMPQNSINKAPSQEVLKFLNELCEDKKNSIFIVSGRGRESLGNWFSPCENIGIAAEHGYFLKWPGNKEWETCGQSCDFGWMQIVEPVMKQYTEATDGSSIEIKDSALVWQYRDADSGFGSLQAKEMLEHLESVLANEPVAVKSGHYIVEVKPQGVSKGSVAEKIFSSMDEKGKPVDFVLCIGDDRSDEDMFEAIGNAMSKRLLCDNALVFACTVGQKPSKAKYYLDDTMEVTSMLESLAEASEASNFSMRELDEAL